In a genomic window of Streptomyces sp. NBC_01142:
- a CDS encoding FAD-dependent monooxygenase, producing the protein MSKNVLISGASIAGPALAYWLGRYGFEPTVVELAPALRGGGQAVDFRGETHLTVLERMGVLGRLRGIQTGGSPIRFVDAHDRQLLHLPADFAGGDVEVLRGDLAQALYEHSLPHTEYLFGDSITSLTETATGVQVSFRHSAPREFDLVIGADGLHSNVRRLAFGPEETFVRHLGYYAATWQLPNYLGLGRGSVGYNAPGRLASVGGDHRDATKAGAFFVFAAPRLSYDRHDPEQQKASIAQAFAGLGWEVPRLLDSLRNAPEMYFDSISRADLDTWSKGRIGLVGDAACGATIGGMGTGTGVVAAYVLAGELALANGDHRTAFTRYENRLRSYALGCQKGGDRTGKFLAPATATGLRIRNSLLSRQSLLNWMLKKGQEVSTIALPDYRAELGQLSR; encoded by the coding sequence ATGAGCAAGAACGTCCTCATCTCCGGTGCGAGCATCGCCGGTCCGGCTCTGGCCTACTGGCTGGGGCGGTACGGGTTCGAGCCCACGGTGGTAGAGCTGGCGCCGGCTCTGCGCGGCGGCGGGCAGGCAGTCGACTTCCGCGGCGAGACGCACCTGACCGTCCTGGAACGCATGGGCGTACTCGGGCGGTTGCGCGGGATCCAGACCGGTGGCAGCCCGATTCGCTTTGTCGACGCACACGACCGACAACTGCTGCACCTGCCGGCCGACTTCGCGGGCGGCGACGTGGAGGTGCTCCGCGGCGACCTGGCGCAGGCGCTCTACGAGCACAGCCTCCCGCACACCGAGTACCTCTTCGGCGATTCCATCACGAGCCTCACCGAGACAGCCACAGGCGTACAGGTGAGCTTCCGGCACAGCGCTCCCCGCGAGTTCGACCTCGTGATCGGTGCGGACGGGCTGCACTCCAACGTACGTCGGCTCGCCTTCGGGCCCGAGGAGACGTTCGTCCGCCATCTCGGCTACTACGCCGCCACCTGGCAGTTGCCCAACTATCTGGGGCTCGGACGCGGCTCGGTCGGCTACAACGCACCGGGCCGGCTCGCCAGCGTCGGCGGCGACCACCGGGACGCGACGAAGGCCGGCGCCTTCTTCGTCTTCGCCGCCCCCCGGCTCTCGTACGACCGCCACGACCCGGAGCAGCAGAAGGCATCGATCGCCCAGGCGTTCGCCGGGCTGGGCTGGGAGGTGCCACGACTCCTCGACTCCCTGCGGAACGCTCCGGAGATGTACTTCGACTCGATCAGCCGGGCGGACCTGGACACCTGGTCCAAGGGGCGGATCGGCCTCGTCGGGGACGCCGCCTGTGGCGCGACCATCGGCGGCATGGGCACAGGAACCGGCGTGGTGGCCGCCTACGTGCTGGCCGGTGAACTCGCACTGGCCAACGGCGACCACCGTACGGCCTTCACTCGATACGAGAACAGGCTTCGCAGCTACGCCCTGGGCTGCCAGAAGGGCGGCGACCGCACAGGAAAATTCCTCGCCCCCGCCACGGCGACCGGTCTCCGTATCCGCAACAGTCTGCTCAGCAGGCAGTCCCTCCTGAACTGGATGCTCAAGAAAGGACAGGAGGTCAGCACCATCGCCCTCCCCGACTACCGGGCCGAGCTCGGACAGCTCAGCAGATGA